One segment of Carya illinoinensis cultivar Pawnee chromosome 1, C.illinoinensisPawnee_v1, whole genome shotgun sequence DNA contains the following:
- the LOC122276225 gene encoding DEAD-box ATP-dependent RNA helicase 13, whose product MAAEASPLSSRPSTKKHRRKRPQLDPEFERLDSLPWNPALPDEDSFSLVVGTNELEGGFLSLEEIGEAEYGVDIPQPEVGNRKEKKAKQSTKLKKRKRGDDDSSSGESKAEEEMVEEAKVGERMEKDVNVKTKKKKKNKKKKKPNDKENEMQTDEELPAVSNSMDDVEEELVDGADYYAWNELRLHPLLMGSIHRLGFKEPTPIQKACIPAAAHQGKDVVGAAETGSGKTLAFGLPILQRLLEERDKTAKMPEQKGEEAEKFSPEGLLRALIITPTRELALQVTDHLKAVATGTDIRVVPIVGGMSTEKQERLLKKRPEIVVGTPGRLWELISGGEKHLVELHSLSFFVLDEADRMIENGHFRELQSITDMLPVTNGPIEDHSQNTQNCVTVSSFQRKKRQTLVFSATIALSADFRKKLKRGFVKPKQSLTDGLNSIEALSERAGMRANVAIIDLTNASILADKIEESFIECREEDKDAYLYYILSVHGEGRTIVFCTSIAALRHLSSLLRILGINVWTLHAQMQQRARLQALDRFRGNEHGILVATDVAARGLDIPGVRTVVHYQLPHSADVYVHRSGRTARAFADGCSIALISPNETSKFASLCKSFSKESFQRFPLENSYIPEVLKRLSLARQIDKILRKDSQEKANKGWLERSAESVELVMDNYDSEEERVNNFKQKKATSMQLKKLQQELNMLLSRPLQPRTFSHRYLAGAGVSPLLQHQFEELARQKLGDSEGSGENKRRKLVIIGQNCVEPLQALRSAGHEVHMDVKGVAEKRRNMDNLRRKRKQEKKRVRDQRRKQRKKLKMGGE is encoded by the exons ATGGCCGCCGAAGCTTCGCCTCTCTCTTCTCGACCTTCGACGAAAAAGCACAGGAGAAAACGACCCCAGTTAGACCCAGAGTTCGAACGACTCGACTCACTTCCGTGGAACCCCGCTCTCCCGGATGAAGACTCCTTCTCTCTCGTCGTTGGTACTAACGAACTCGAAGGAG GATTTCTGTCACTGGAAGAGATTGGTGAAGCCGAGTATGGTGTAGACATTCCTCAACCTGAGGTAGGAAATAGGAAGGAGAAAAAAGCCAAGCAGAGTACGAAATTGAAGAAACGCAAACGTGGTGATGATGACAGCAGCTCTGGTGAGTCTAAAGCTGAAGAGGAAATGGTGGAGGAGGCTAAAGTTGGAGAGAGAATGGAGAAGGATGTGAATGTGAagactaaaaagaaaaagaagaacaagaagaaaaagaagccaAATGACAAGGAAAATGAAATGCAAACAGATGAGGAACTCCCAGCTG TTAGCAATAGCATGGATGATGTTGAAGAAGAGTTGGTTGATGGAGCTGATTATTATGCGTGGAATGAGTTGAGGCTTCATCCCCTGCTCATGGGATCAATACACAGGCTTGGCTTCAAGGAACCAACTCCAATACAGAAGGCTTGTATTCCTGCTGCTGCTCATCAAGGGAAG GATGTTGTTGGTGCTGCGGAGACGGGATCTGGGAAAACACTTGCTTTTGGTTTGCCCATTTTGCAACGTCTCCTAGAGGAACGAGACAAGACTGCAAAGATGCCTGAGCAAAAGGGGGAGGAAGCAGAAAAATTTTCTCCAGAGGGCCTTTTACGGGCTCTTATTATTACTCCTACAAGGGAACTTGCACTTCAG GTCACCGATCATCTCAAGGCTGTAGCCACTGGAACTGATATTAGAGTGGTTCCTATTGTTGGGGGAATGTCAACAGAGAAGCAGGAAAGACTCCTAAAGAAAAGGCCTGAGATTGTTGTTGGAACTCCAGGGAGGTTGTGGGAACTTATATCAGGAGGAGAAAAGCATCTTGTCGAG TTACATTCTTTGTCTTTTTTTGTGTTGGATGAGGCTGATCGAATGATTGAAAATGGACATTTTCGCGAGTTGCAGTCAATAACTGACATGCTTCCTGTCACCAACGGCCCCATTGAAGATCACtctcaaaatacacaaaatTGTGTCACGGTTTCAAGCttccaaagaaagaaaagacaaacTTTGGTTTTTTCTGCTACCATAGCATTATCTGCTGATTTTCGCAAGAAGCTAAAGCGTGGTTTTGTAAAACCAAAGCAGTCATTAACTGATGGGTTGAATTCTATAGAAGCTCTCTCTGAGCGAGCTGGAATGAGAGCTAATGTTGCCATCATTGATCTGACAAATGCATCAATTTTGGCAGATAAGATTGAGGAGTCATTTATTGA ATGCAGGGAGGAAGATAAAGATGcctatttgtattatattttgagtGTTCATGGAGAAGGCCGCACAATTGTGTTCTGTACATCAATTGCAGCTTTGCGCCATCTCTCTTCTCTTTTGCGTATTCTTGGCATCAATGTTTGGACACTACATGCTCAAATGCAGCAGCGAGCTCGGTTGCAG GCACTTGATCGTTTTCGTGGAAATGAACATGGAATACTTGTTGCCACTGATGTCGCAGCAAGAGGCCTTGATATTCCTGGTGTTCGAACTGTTGTTCATTATCAGCTGCCACATTCTGCTGAC GTTTATGTTCATAGGAGTGGAAGAACTGCTAGAGCTTTCGCTGATGGGTGCAGCATTGCACTAATCTCACCAAATGAAACATCAAAATTTGCTTCTTTGTGCAAATCATTTTCCAAG GAAAGTTTTCAGCGATTTCCTTTAGAGAACTCATACATACCAGAGGTCCTAAAACGATTATCTCTTGCTCGTCAAATAGACAAAATTTTGCGGAAGGACTCCCAG GAGAAAGCCAACAAAGGCTGGCTTGAGCGAAGTGCAGAGTCAGTGGAATTAGTGATGGACAATTATGACAGTGAGGAAGAAAGAGTAAACAATTTCAAGCAAAAGAAAGCCACGTCCATGCAATTAAAGAAGTTGCAGCAG GAGCTCAATATGCTTTTATCACGTCCATTGCAGCCAAGAACATTTTCACACCGTTATTTGGCAGGG GCTGGTGTTTCACCTCTTCTGCAACATCAGTTTGAAGAATTAGCTAGGCAAAAACTTGGCGATAGCGAGGGTTCaggagaaaacaaaagaaggaaattaGTCATTATTGGTCAGAATTGTGTGGAACCACTCCAGGCACTTCGTAGTGCGGGTCATGAG GTGCATATGGATGTGAAAGGGGTGGCAGAAAAACGAAGAAATATGGATAATCTTAGGAGAAAGAGGAAACAAGAGAAGAAAC GTGTGCGGGATCAGCGAAGAAAGCAgaggaaaaagttgaaaatgggCGGTGAGTAG
- the LOC122276215 gene encoding ammonium transporter 1 member 1 — protein sequence MALQTCSADQLAQLLGPNTTAAAGYLCDQFSTISNKFIDTAFAVDTTYLLFSAYLVFSMQLGFAMLCAGSVRAKNTMNIMLTNVLDAAAGGLFYYLFGFAFAFGSPSNGFIGRHFFGLKEIPSSSYDYSNFLYQWAFAIAAAGITSGSIAERTQFVAYLIYSSFLTGFVYPVVSHWIWSPDGWASASNTDNLLFGSGVIDFAGSGVVHLVGGVAGLWGALIEGPRIGRFDHSGRSVALRGHSASLVVLGTFLLWFGWYGFNPGSFNKILSPYSSGSYYGQWSAVGRTAVTTTLAGSTAALTTLFGKRILSGHWNVTDVCNGLLGGFAAITAGCSVVEPWAAIICGFVSALVLISCNKLAEKLKFDDPLEATQLHGGCGAWGIIFTALFAREKYVNEVYSNKPGRPYGLFMGGGGKLLAAHVIQILVIVGWVSATMGPLFFVLHKLKLLRISAEDEMAGMDLTRHGGFAYIYHDDDDSQKQGIQLRKVEPRSTTPPPI from the coding sequence ATGGCGTTGCAGACCTGCTCAGCTGACCAACTGGCCCAGCTATTGGGCCCAAACACCACGGCCGCCGCAGGCTACCTCTGCGACCAATTCTCCACCATCTCCAACAAGTTCATCGACACGGCTTTCGCCGTGGACACCACCTATCTCCTCTTCTCTGCCTACCTCGTATTCTCCATGCAGCTCGGTTTTGCCATGCTCTGCGCCGGTTCCGTCCGTGCAAAGAATACCATGAACATCATGCTCACGAACGTACTCGACGCTGCTGCGGGCGGGCTCTTCTACTACCTGTTCGGGTTTGCCTTCGCCTTTGGCTCCCCCTCCAACGGCTTCATCGGCCGCCACTTCTTCGGACTCAAGGAAATTCCTTCCTCGTCCTATGACTACAGTAACTTCCTCTACCAGTGGGCCTTCGCTATCGCAGCTGCAGGTATCACTAGCGGCTCCATCGCCGAGCGCACCCAGTTCGTCGCCTACCTCATCTACTCCTCCTTCCTCACTGGCTTCGTCTACCCTGTCGTATCCCACTGGATTTGGTCCCCTGACGGCTGGGCCAGCGCTTCCAACACAGACAACCTTTTGTTTGGCAGTGGCGTCATCGATTTCGCTGGCTCTGGAGTTGTCCACTTGGTCGGAGGCGTTGCCGGTCTCTGGGGTGCCCTGATCGAAGGCCCTAGAATCGGCCGGTTCGACCACTCTGGCCGGTCCGTCGCTCTCCGTGGGCACAGCGCCTCCCTCGTCGTCCTCGGTACCTTTCTCCTATGGTTCGGTTGGTACGGGTTCAACCCCGGCTCCTTCAACAAGATACTCAGTCCTTACAGTTCCGGGAGCTACTACGGGCAATGGAGCGCCGTCGGTCGCACTGCCGTAACCACGACCCTGGCTGGTAGCACCGCGGCTCTCACCACTCTCTTCGGCAAGAGAATCCTATCCGGCCACTGGAACGTGACGGACGTGTGCAACGGATTACTCGGTGGATTCGCAGCGATCACCGCCGGTTGCTCCGTGGTGGAGCCCTGGGCGGCAATCATCTGCGGGTTCGTGTCGGCGTTGGTACTGATCTCCTGCAACAAATTGGCGGAGAAGTTGAAATTCGACGACCCGTTGGAGGCGACACAGCTGCACGGAGGGTGCGGTGCGTGGGGGATAATATTCACTGCGCTGTTCGCAAGGGAGAAATACGTGAACGAGGTGTACTCGAACAAACCGGGTAGGCCATACGGGTTGTTCATGGGTGGGGGAGGGAAGTTGCTGGCAGCTCACGTGATCCAGATCCTGGTCATAGTCGGGTGGGTCAGTGCGACCATGGGTCCCTTGTTTTTTGTGCTGCATAAGCTGAAGCTTTTGCGGATATCGGCAGAGGACGAAATGGCGGGTATGGATTTGACCCGGCATGGGGGCTTCGCTTACATTTATCACGACGATGATGATTCGCAGAAGCAGGGGATTCAGTTGAGAAAAGTTGAACCACGTTCTACTACTCCCCCTCCAATCTAg